TCACGCAGGCACACTCCCACAGGCATTTGCCCCAGGGCTGcgcccccacccctccactcccACCTTCCCGGCTAGCTTGTGTGGGATGTGGATACATAGCTGCCTAGAGAGCAGCCCTCTGTGGAGCTGGCTGAACCCTGTTCCCTTCTGCAGCTCAAGTCCTTCCTCCGAGAGTGCAAGGTGGCCAATTACTGCCGGCAGGTGCGccagctgctggagaaggtgCAGGAGAACGCAGACCACATCTGCAGCCTCCGCCAGAGGGCCTCCTTCAGCGTGGCCAGCAGTCAGGCTGTGGTCAGTGGGGAGGGCACCATTCAATGAGTGGCTGGAGTTTGGGGTTTTGCCCAGGGTGGGAGGTGACCTGAAACCTCTCCCCACAGGATGCCTGGGAGAAGCAGACCCGAAAGGAGGGGACTCCGCTTACTAAGTACTACAGCCAGTGGCGGAAACTGAGGGACCGTGAGATCCAGCTGGAGATCAGTGGCAAAGAGCGGGTATGGGCTGGGACGACATCAGAGGCCTGGGCACACCCAGCCGGATGGTTCTGAGACAAGGACCTAGCTCTCTGCCTGTGACTTTGAGATGGGATGGGGCTGGGTGCTGTCTGTTGGGGAGGACATACACAAAGGTGGTTGGGGTGCCCTGGTGCTACCTGTCCTGGTGCTGTAGCTGTGACTCTGATGGCACTTAAAGGCCAGCGTATGGTGAGAGCCTCCTTACCTGCCTGGCAGGGTGGCTGTCCAGGAATCCTTCCCAGGGATGCTGACTAGGTAGAAAAAGGGGCCCAGCATGTCTTTGTATGGAGGAAGAAGGGCATGgaagggaagtgggggggggggcactgggtTCGGGTGGAGCCTGTCTTTGGAAATGAGGGTTCTTACTGGAGCACTGCAGTGGCCGTGGGTCTGGGGTGGGCACTCAGGGCTCCCTGCACACCCTCACCTGCTGCTCCTGTTTTGGGGCCTTACAGCTGGAAGATCTGGACTTCCCTGAGGTAAAGCGCCAGAAGCTGGGGGACAGAAAGGATGAGGACAGGGTCGAATTCAAGGACCTCTTTGACCTGGACAGTGATGAAGACGAAGTCACGGACTTCTCAGAGAAAGGTGGGCACCTGCATGCCTCAGCTCCCATTTGCAGGGCCCTCTCTGCCCCTTCTCCGCCACTTTGCTTGGGTAGAGGTTGGGCCTCCTAGAACTGGAACACGTGTCACCAGGCCTTGTTCCTCCCCCACTATCCAGGGCAGTTCTGAATCCTCTCCATTGTGCAGAGGACCACGGGGAGGGTGGGTGCAGAGCTGTGACCCCAGCTGTTCCCTCTGCATTTGCTGGTGGGCCTACTGCCATGAGCTCTTCACCTTGGTCCCCAGGAGCACAGCAGAGggtagagaaagaggaggaggacgaggacgaCAGTAGCAGTAGTGCCAAAGAAGGCAGTGACTCAGATGGTGAGTGTTCCTGGGTGAGGGTTTGCGCACCTAAGGCTCCCTGGGGATGCCAGGCCAGCTGCTGCGATCCTGCTGGTCTGGCAGCAAGCAGGAGCGGCTCCGATAAATTAATTAGTGCTGTGATTAATTAGTGATGAGTAACCCCTAAAGCTGGCTTCTTCCTGATAAAGCAGAATTTATGTAGCCTCGGTGTCTCCCTGCAGATGGAGGCCCAGATGCAGAGGCGGGGCTGGCTCCCCGGGAGCTGTGGCAGCTGCTGGCCCAGGGGCCGGAGGACGAGCTGCAGGACCTACAGCTCTCTGAAGAGGACTGAGGGCCACCACCTGGGGCTGCAGGGCCTGTGGGCGGCTGCCTGCAGTGTCCCCCTCTCACTGGCAGTCAGCCTTGGACCTGCAGCTGTCCAGAAGCCCTGGGGTCAGCGCCCATGCAGGGGGAAGAACAGTAGATGGTGGACAGGGCTTTATTTGTacaacatagaagaaaaaaaaagtacaaagcaCTGTGCTAATCCCTGGAGTGGCGGCCTTGGGGACTGAAACCTACACTGAAGCCTGCCCACTGCTGCACCCCAGGGTGGCAGGTCCCCATGGGGGAAGCGGACCTCTTGCCTGATGCCAGGATACTTAAAATCTCATGCAGTCCCAGTTCCAGAGGGGCACAGCCAGGGCCAACAGAGCCACTTGTCTTTGGTTTGTCTGTAGTGCCCTGGTTTGGAGCCCCAGGCCAGCTGCGCCAGGCTCCATTGTTACCCCCTGAAAGTCTTTTGAAAcatgttccttttcttttaagtcacatgttttccttttaaaagttgtgtttttGCTTCCAAAACCAGAGGAAAATAAACTGTGGGGAGGGGCCTTTGCATTGCACCTGCTGGCACTGAAAGGCTGGGCATCTGCGCAGCCCACCCCCAACTCAGCACAAAGGCTGGGAGGGGTCTgcaggccctgggtgcagagccAGGGTCCCGTTCTCTTGCTTGGGTGAGGCTCGGCCAGCAGTGGGGTGTCCCCCACCATAAGGTGAGGGGGCCAGTGCTGGGGACAGGGGCTGATCCTCTGAGGTGAGCTCCCGCTCAGATGGCCGCAGCATTGGTGGCTGCAGAGGCAAAGCCACGGGGAAGCTGGCCATGTAGTAGACTCGGCCCAGGCGCTTGGCCACCTGCAGAGAGACGGGCCTGGGTGGGGGTTCTACAGCCAGGAAAGTCTCAGACCACCACCCCAGTTGGCACTCACCTGTGCCCGAATCTTGAGAGCAGGCCCTAGTTTCAGCCCCATAGTGGTCAGGAGGTGCTCCTCGGTCAGCAGGGGCAAGGTCTCCCCATCGATGCCCTGTTCTCTGAAGACCTGGTGTGGGTGGGGAGCTTGTCAGGGCCTGGGTGTGGCAACAGTGCCTGCCCACCCTGCAGCCCAGCCAAGGCTACATCTGGTGGCTTGAGACTTTCCAGAGAGAGCAGGACCAAGAGGAGCTATCTGCAGTTTGGGGGGGAAATATTCAAGGGGTAGAAAACAACTGCATTGGGCACATGCCCGTGTTGCAGGCAGAtgtggtgggggttggggtgcaTGCCCATGTCCCTCCCCGCACACCCTTTGAAGGGAGGCCCCAAGGGGTGGGGAGCTCAGAACCATCTCGGGCAGCTGGCCCCTCACCGGTGCATATTCTCCACAGCCAGACAGGCCCCCCACAAAGCTGCAGACATCATCCACTGTCCACTTGCTGACATCCTCAGGGGCTGTGGCCTCCTCTCCATCCGTGAAGAGTCCCCCGACGGCGCCTGGTTAGGAGGGGTTGTTACTAGGACTTTGGAGGGCTCTTCCCTAGGCTCCCACCCATGTGCTGATCTTTGCCTTTTTCAGAGATGTTGCATTCATGACTAAAAGGAATTTTTCTCCCCTTGGTGGAAATGGTGGGGGGATGGGTCTCCTTCCACCCCATGCAGGGATCTAAAGCATTGGGGGTGCCCACCTGTGTGGAAGTAGGGGCTGACGTAGGGCAATCCCAGGGGCAGTGGAGGGGGCAGCATGGACCCTGAGAGAAGCCCCTTCCCCTCTGAACTGGCCCCTCCAGTTGGggcttgactgggggtggggcctTGGCCCCCACCAGCCACCGTCTCGGGTTCCTCTCCGTCTGAGTCCTTGGGGGGCTCATCTTCAGAGCCATCTTGTACCCAGAGCCCAGCCCCAGTAGTCTCCTTGGGCTCACTGGGCCGGGCTGAGGCAGGGCTGGAGCTTCCCTTCCGAGAGGCTCGGCGGGCAGGCTCCCGGGGCGGGGTGGGAGGGCCGGGGCCTGGGGGTCCCTGCTGAGGTAGGGCCAGCATTGGCGTGGAGCTGTGTCTCAGCACTAGCATGGCCCCGCGCCGCTGCAGCTCCTCCACGCCCTCGGGCGGGCGCAGAGCAGCTTCAGGCGCCAGCAGCTGCGGCCGGTGCACGCTCTCCAGCTCCTTCTGACGCAGCAGCTCTGCCGACATCTCCAGCCTGGACCAGGGAGAGCAGAGTCAGCCAGCTCGGCAGTGCCAGCTCCTCCCGCACCAGTCACTGTCACCTACCGTGCCAGGTTCTGCTTCCGCAGGAGCTCCTGCTGCCGGGCAAGCATCTCTGCCTGGGCAGGGGGCAGGAAGCCAAAACCTGGTGGGAAGGGGACAGACCACAAAGCCAGATGGCCGAGTGGTCCAGTGCTACCCAAGCGCTCCCCACTCCCGTCCTTGACAGTGGTGAGTCCTACTGGAACACTCGTggacgcctggtcaggcacaggcaAACCCGATCGCCCCACTCGCACGGGGGCCCCCAGGACACAAAGGGCTCGAAAACCCGTCTACTCACCTGGGGTCTGGCACAGAGCCGAGGGCACCCCCAAAAAGGGAGGCCTGAGGTGGGGGCCCAGGGCGATGTGCGGGGCATTCTGGGACGACAGCAAGGGGGCCGGCTGTGACAGCTCCCTGTGGAGGGCAGGCCGGTGAGCGCCTTGCGCCACCTCCATTCCCGGAACTGCCCGCCCCCACCCTCACAGCTCCACACTCCGGTTGCCGCTGCTAATTGCCGGCCCCGCGGGCAGTCGAAGCTCCGCTAGTTTCAGCTTCAAGTCCGCGCGCCGCCCCCACGTCCGCCCCCGCCCCTGCTGGCGGCGCCAATTAATCTCGGCGGCGGCGCGGAGGCGCTGACCCGGCGGGCCGCGGCGACTGCAGCGGTAATTACCGCCGGGCGCGCGGGGGCCTCCGCCTCCCAGTTCCCTGGACCCCGTGTGGCCGGGGGGAGGGGTGCAATTAGCTGCAATCCGGGAGGCGGCTGCAGACAGCGCTCTGGGGCAGGGGTCGCAAtgtcgtgggggggggggggcgcagggcGGAGGTGTGCAGTGGCCGCCTGACAGTAGAGGCGCAGAGCCCCTGCAGCTCTTTCAGTCCCCTAACTCATTCACCCCTCGGCCTTTGCAGGTCTACCAGCCTCTGTCCTGTCCTGGGCTCTCCCGGCTGCGACAGACCCGGGAGGCCTCGTCTGAGCCAGCAAAGGCTCCAGAGTCTGAATCTGTGCAGTTGGGGGCGCAGGGGGGAGAGGGGCCCCTGACTTTCGGGTTTCCAGACCTCTCGCTATTCTCCTTTCTTCTACCTTCTGCTCCATCTATACCACCCTCTCCATGGATTCCCCCCATCTGCATCAAGCACCCTCACCTACCTGCTGGGGGATCAAAGTGCTCAGCTGTCTCAGGGGCACCTGGATTCAGTGGGTACCACAGTTGCTCAGTAAAAAAGGAATCGCCCTTACCACTCCAACCAGAGGGCCACATTCTACTCCAGAACATtttcctgggcctctgcccagcTCAGGGAGCATCAGGTCCCTTCTGGACAGCAGGCCATGAACCTAGGGTCAGCACAGTGCCTAGCATGTTGGGTACCCACAGGGCTGTGTGGGTGGGATGGGAGAGGGGAGTGTGCATGAGTCAAAGTGGCTGACAAGTATGGAGGTGCTGTGGACCTGACCTGCAGAAACCAGGTGGAAAGTCTATCCACTCCAGCAACAAGCACAGTCAATATGGGGGCCTTGGAGATGCAGTCACCTCAGTACCTCTCTGAGAAGGATGGGGCACCAGCTGGAGTGGTACCCTCTCGGTGCTGAGCCAGGCCCTGCTTCCGACGTTGGCCTGTTGTGGATGAGGGCAGGTGGACTTCCAGGCCACTGGGGCTCCTCACAGCTGCTGCTGCCACCTCCTGCCGGACCCTCAGGagatctgggggtgggggaacaaCAGCAGTGACCCAGAGGCCAGGTTCCCCCTAGGCTCTCACTGGTCAAGGACACCAAGAGGACCAGGACCAGTGAGAGCACATCCTCACATCGCACTTACCCTGCTGGTTAGTTGCTGAAACAGACAGATAACAGAAGGCTATAGGGCAGAGGAGACAGACCTTTATGGTACAACAAGCTAGAGGATGCTGGAGTTGTAGGTGGGAGGCACCCACCAGTCTTGGAAGGTAAGCATTTGAGAGGGATATGGGGATGTTATAATCAGAAtgcagtgggagggagggaaaaacacAGCAGGCAGGGGATGCTAGTGGTGCATGAACGTTGATATTGACAGCCCAGAAGGCATGGAGACCAAGCTGCAggagcctggggggtggggggtggggtggggatgagtGTGCAAAGGCCCAAAGGTGAGGGAGCAGGTTTGTTCCTTGAGGGCAATGTCACCGGGAGTCCAGGAGTTGGGTCTCCAACCCTGGACAGAGGCTGCCCAAGTAACCCCCTCCTAGGTAACACGGTGCAACACTCTATCCATGTGTCTGATACACTCTGTTACCCATCCGAATCCCTCCAGCCTGCTCAGGGCCGGGCCTCCGAGTCCCCCTGCAGTCCCCCATTTGTGCAGGCTCCTGCCGCCGCCTGTTTATAAATTAATTACCCGAAAAGCGGAGGTGGGTCCTGCCCGGGCCGGGTGCCAGCCCGCAGAGCCCAGCCGGCGCGGCCGCCTGCATCGATCCCAGCGGGGCCTCCGCGCCCCCGCGCGCGCCGGCGGCCTAGGTTATTTACAGTCGGCTCCACAGCGGGGGCGGCGGCGCAGGCCGTGATTGACAGCCCAGCTCCCGGCGCTGCTCCCCCGCGGCCGGCGCCCCCTCCCCCGCGCAGGCCAGCGGAGCcggccccaggcagggcagggaaagcaattaaaaaggaagatttttaaattattaacattTGGTGAATAATTCAGGCTCTCGGTGCCTGACTGCCCTGGGGGACAGTGCCTTGTGTAAGGAGGAGAAATCCTGCCCGCTTTCCCAGCACCCCCTCACCCACCTCCAGCCAGAAAACCCAAGCTCCCCCAGACTGGGGACTGAGGTCTGCGAGGGCAGGGTGCCAGAGTGTGACCCTGCGATGGTGGGTGGGATTTCCAAGGGTCTCTGAGAGGTGGCATGGTCAGATGGCCAGAGCCAGGGCACActgtgagaagcagggtggggcAGGCGCGGCGCCTCCCGCTGCGCTTCTGAGTACCAGTGAGGTCCTGTTGGCTAAATCCCAACTGCTGCCCACCCTGTCTTCTAGTCTCCACCAGTGGAAGTTCTAGGGCAGACTGCATCCCTCCTCTGAGGCCTCCCACAGGGAGACCCAGAGGCTCCCTGGAAGTGCGTGACACTGTGCCACACCCTTGAGTTGGAGTGGGAGGGACTGCAATGTACAGTAGGGTGCAGGACAGCCTGCATGGATAGGCGGGagcatcaaaaaaaaaacccttcccgCTCAGGCTCGCGAGAGACTCTCTCGGGTTCCTCATACTCAGTTTCCTTATCGGTGAAATGACAATGCCTGCCCATGACAACAGGGAGGTGGCCCATCAGGGTGGGAGATGGTGGGGGTGGAGTCACAGGGGACTTGATGGGGACCTGCTTTGGGCTAAGGGAGGAAGAGAGTCATGCCTCTGCACACCTACAGGGAGCTTGCTAATGGGGGCTCAGGAGTCGATGGCCCTGCACCCAATTGGCCTCAGGGGCAGGGAGAGCCCAGCACAGGTGGTAAAGGGCACACACCGTGGCTGGGGAGGCCCAGGTGGTAGAGACGCTGTGGATCGTCAAAGGTGCCAGCCTCACTCAGCGCAGACACAAGCCGGCGGTAGTGATCCTCCGGGGCCATGCTGGGTCCCAGCTCTGACAACAACAGAGTCTCTAATTGGGAGGAACACATGGGGAGGACTCTTCAGATTCTGTCAATCAGAgagccagggcctctcctcttTCAACTGGCTGTTGGGCTGACCCCACCCTTTAGAGAGTCTAAGTTATACCCTGGCCCTCCAGGAACCTGTCCCACCAACCCCACAAAGGGCTCCCACCTTGGGGAGACTTGCTTCGAGCCTTCTTCTCCAAAGGGCAGTCAGTGCTGATGTGGGGGGAGCGGCCCAGCCTCTTGCCCAGCAGATCACCTGGGGAAGGGTAGAGTGAGTCCCAGGCCTTCAGCCAGAGGACAGTCCTGACTCtagtctctggggggggggggggggtgtgtgtgtatgttatggCAGATTTCTGGTAACAGCAGCTTAGGTGGCAACTCAGGACCCCATAGGCACCCCTATTGTCCCCATCCAGCCACACAGCTATCCAGTGCACATTAATGTAGGCCTTCTCAGCACCCTgcccaagagaaagaaaaggctccTGATGTGACTCCCAGGGCAGGACTGAGGACAGACGGTGGAGGGTCCTATGCCAAGGTTTCTCACACTTCCTGCTCAGGGAGGTCTCCGGGCTGTGGGCCCCAGAGCCCCCACTTCAAGGCCCCTGAGGTTGGGTGCACCGCCACATTCACTAGTCTTCTGCCCTCCACCCAGGCCACACCCCTTGCTGACCCCAGAAGGCCTGAGCCAACACCCTGACTTGGCCTATCACTCCTTCCTGCCCATCTGCCTGCCAAGCATGCTCTGAGCTCCTGAGGAGGCCCTGAGCAGCCTCACCCTCTGTGCTTAGCACCCCCCTATATACATACACTGGCCAGTTCCACCTTACCCCTCCCCAAAGTTTTTTCTCAGGTTCCACATCCAAACCACACTCATCCATCTCCCTGAGCCAGCCCTCTCTATCCAAGCCCATGGCACCTGGATGCCAGGTTCCCTCCTGAGCCTAGGCTGGGGCCCTCTCCATCTCACAAGGCTGTCTGAGAGGTGGGTTGCAAGAGCCATCCCCTCTGTGACCCAGAGCCACCATGACACCTCAGCAAGGGGGCACTGCCACCAGCTTCAGAGCTTAATTCCTTTTCCTTATTCCCTTAATCTGTCATTTTTATCAGCCCAGGAAGTGCAGAACGATCAATCTCCACTTTACAGCTGACAGAATGGTGCTAATAACTTATTGATCTTAGCCACCTTGCTGCCACGGGCCTGCGCCCCTTGGCTCAGCCCAGGCCCTGTCCCATCCTTACCTTGGGCTCAGCAGGATGGGGGACAAAACCAGCATGAGGCCCCGAGGAAGTCCAAGTAGTCAGcctggtggcctcggggtctcaGGCAGAGAGCCGGGCATCCTGCTGTGCTAGGCCTAGGCTGGGTCAACACCCcaacccatgcacacacacacacacaccctttaagGTTTAGCAAATAACCCAAGGATATCACCTCCCTGAGATCTGTTTCCCATTTTTCATAGTGGgaatccctctcccccttcccattccgtagggaggtgtgtgtgtatgtggggggagaTGGCAGTGAAACCCAACGCAGTAGCTGCAGTAAAGTCCTGCCAGGGGGTCTGGGTGACTAGTCCTCAATGAGGGCCACATTCACTCAGGGACACAGCTGGGCAGCCAGAAGCAGACACTTGATCACAAGATGCCGCTCGGACCCCCCTGAACCTCTCACAGTCCTCCCCAACCTTCCTGCTCAAGGGCCAAGGAGGAGCTGGGGCTGTGGGGACAGGATTAACATGTGGCTCCTGGGGAAGAGTAGGTGAAGACAAGAGATGACCCCATGCTGGGGCCACCAGAACTGAGAGGCAAAGGAGGGCTACAGCCCTGAGGAGGTGGAGACCTTGATGAAACCTGGACCCAGTACACAGGTGGCAAGTGAGACCTGAGCCAAAGGGAGTGAGGGCACCCTGACCCGGCCACGCTGAGGCCCAAGCACAGCCTGTGTGCAGGCAGCTGGGGGAGGGCCTGCTGGCTCAGAATATCTCAATCATTGTGGGGCTCCCGAGGCTCGAGGCTCCACCCGATCGATGGGGCAATTAGATTTTATCAGCCGCCTGCTCGGCTGCCTCCAACAAGGCTCCAGAAGCAGCCTCCCACCCTCACCCACAAGGGCCTTCTTAGGCACCTGCATGCCTAGGGGCACTAATGGGATGCTTAGGAGGCCTAGGATGATGACCATGCCTGCCCAGCCTTACCGCAGCCACTGCCAAAAACTTCCCTGCCCAGGGCTCATAGGACAGCAAAGGGCTGCTGCTGTCACCCACCCCTCCAAGGTGACCCCAGAGCTCCTGGGCCAGCACCTTCCTGCACACCCATTTGAAGGTCCAGGCCCTAGATGCCCTTCTCTCAGCAATTGACCCCTTCCCTCTTGGGACCCCATTCCTCCGTGAGGTTGGTGGGTGCTCCGTGCATGTCACTCTCAGCCTCTGTGAGCCCTGCACCTCCCTGAGGGTCCTGCCTCTGCATGCCCCTGTGAGCAGAGAGTGACAGTGGCCTCGGCCACTCCAAGCCCACCCCagcagcagccactgtggagccACTGCCTCCGCCCCCTGTCTGCCCTGCTGGCTGGGATTAACACAATTACCATCACATGGAGCCCCGGGGGACAGCCGGCCTTGCCACCTCCCGCCTCCTCCTCTGGCCTCCCTGGCTGCCTGCCAAGACTGCTGGGGTGGCGGTATCCAGAGCCACTGAGCAGACACTGGGAGGGCGTGGGCCTGGGCTGCCTCCAGTCTGAGTTGCTGCGACCCTGGCACCCCGGGGTTCCTCACCTGAGCCTCCCAGGCCTATCTCTACGCTGCCTCTCTGGAATTCACAGCGGCTCTGATGCTCGGGCATAACGAGGTGGCTGCTGCGATGCAGGCTGGAGATGAGGGTGGGCAGGTCGCTGTCCTGGCTGCAGCAAGGCAAGACGGGAGGCGGGACCCTGTGAGGCTAGGTGCACAGGGAATGCCAGACCGAGCTTGAGTGTGGGCGTGTATGGCACCAGGGGTACAGCATCAGAGTGTGGCCCTCCCTTGTGCACACTGCCAAGTATGGCTGTGACATCACTTGTGTGATAATCACCATAGCAGGTCCCACCCAGGAAAGCTAGCCCCTGTCTGGTCTGCCGGACATGGAGACTTGCTCTCAGACCCCACTGCAGCTCGTGGAAGGGTCTGTGCGGAGCTGGACCAGCCCAGCCTTGCTAAGCTCTCTCCTGAGTGACCAGCGACTGTGTCCCTGGCCCCAGCTGGGAGGGCAGCGGGGCACCCACCAGGCGCTGTGCTTGCCCCTGAGGAGCTCAGAGAGGACACACTGTCACACGTGTGCAGCACTTGCTGCTACGCCGGCTGCTTCAGTGAGCATGTCGCCCACGCTATTTCAGCTAAAACTACAATGGGCCATGGAACCCCTGTTTCTTCAAATAAGGAAACCAAGAGTCAGACCAAAGTCCAGCAGCCAAGGAGACTCATGTTCATGACACACACGGGCACATGCACTCACAGGGGCTGCTGtcctgcagacacacagacacacatggacACTATGGAAGCCCAATCACATCAAGGCTCCCAGGAGGACGTTGGCcaggcctgggggcggggggcttgGGGTAAAATGTGTTAACTCTTTCGTTCTCTCATTTTTGTTCTTGCTCTACTAAATCAGTTCAACCCTACATCACAGAACCCCAGAGAAAAAGGGAGTGAGAAAATCCCAGTGCAATACCCAGTTAGTCAGCACAGAGAAAGGTCACCTGTCAACTCGCAGACGCAGCCTGAAACTGGAGGAAGTCAGGACAGGacagagaagtgggggtggggtgcaggcgGAACCCTCTCCCCACTAGCACCCTTGCTCCCTGGCCCACCTGTAACAGAGCAGCCTCCCAGCTGGGCAACTGCAGGGGGACCTCCACGGAGTGACCTGGAACCGACCCTAAACCTCATTAAATAGCCCCCACCCCCTGGCCTGGGCAGCTGGAGCAGGCTAATCCAGGGCTGGCCCCTAAGCAGATCAGTTTCAGCACCAAAGACGCCAGGACCCGgccaccctcccctccctaccctaCCCCTCCCTAGGACAAGGTGCCCCCCCATGCAGACAggagggcaggtggggtgggagCAGGTACTTTAGGGACTAATTGGCAAGCAATCCACCCTGTCTCTCGTTCTTATcaacttggggggggggttggtggaCAGAGAGACAGCTGCTGTCTGAGCaccagggaggggctgggaccTCAAGTTGGGCCAACACTGCTCAGAGCTCTCCCTTGGGGGGTTCCATTCTGGGTCTATAGGGCTCCTgcaggtgactgagctggtgagGACAGGCACCATCCATTTTCATCAGCTCTTTCATGCACTGGACAGTCATTGGGCACTCAGGGGTGCTGTGGCCCATTGGGGATGATTCCCAGTGGGAACCAGGACACCCCGTTCTCTGCCTTTGGGGCTTGCCCTAAAATAGCCTGTCCTTGCCCTAAAAAACTTGTTCTGGTCAATCACTGAGCAAATTATGCCCtgtaaaaactacaaagaaaCTGCACACACGAGACTGACAGGCATGAACTCTGCACGTGGCATCCCAGCACAGGGTTCTTGAAGCATGAACACTCTCCCGCACTGGGAAGGCGGCTCTGTGGGCGGGGCCAAGTGCAGGAAGGTATGCCGGAAGGCTAGAGGAAGGAGAACCCTCAGACCACAAGCCTCCCTTAGGGGCCCCGGGCCCCTCCAGGCTCCCTCAGCACCATCACGTTGTCCAGTCCTTTCCCATCAGCTCAGAGACTTCGACAGGGCAGG
The Saccopteryx bilineata isolate mSacBil1 chromosome 3, mSacBil1_pri_phased_curated, whole genome shotgun sequence DNA segment above includes these coding regions:
- the SAMD11 gene encoding sterile alpha motif domain-containing protein 11 isoform X1, which gives rise to MPAIKKELPGREDLALALATFHPTLAALPLPPLPGYLAPLPAVAALPPAASLPAATAGYEALLAPPLRAPRAYLSLHEAAPHLHLPRDPLALERFSATAAAAPDFQPLLDNGEPCIEVECGANRALLYVRKLCQGSKGPSIRHRGEWLTPNEFQFVSGRETAKDWKRSIRHKGKSLKTLMSKGILQVHPPICDCPGCRISSPVNRGRLADKRTVALPPARVLKKELTPNFSASDGDSDGSGPACGQQPVLKQEDDPHIRIMKRRVHTHWDVNISFRETSCSQDSDLPTLISSLHRSSHLVMPEHQSRCEFQRGSVEIGLGGSGDLLGKRLGRSPHISTDCPLEKKARSKSPQETLLLSELGPSMAPEDHYRRLVSALSEAGTFDDPQRLYHLGLPSHDLLRVRQEVAAAAVRSPSGLEVHLPSSTTGQRRKQGLAQHREGTTPAGAPSFSERELSQPAPLLSSQNAPHIALGPHLRPPFLGVPSALCQTPGFGFLPPAQAEMLARQQELLRKQNLARLEMSAELLRQKELESVHRPQLLAPEAALRPPEGVEELQRRGAMLVLRHSSTPMLALPQQGPPGPGPPTPPREPARRASRKGSSSPASARPSEPKETTGAGLWVQDGSEDEPPKDSDGEEPETVAGGGQGPTPSQAPTGGASSEGKGLLSGSMLPPPLPLGLPYVSPYFHTGAVGGLFTDGEEATAPEDVSKWTVDDVCSFVGGLSGCGEYAPVFREQGIDGETLPLLTEEHLLTTMGLKLGPALKIRAQVAKRLGRVYYMASFPVALPLQPPMLRPSERELTSEDQPLSPALAPSPYGGGHPTAGRASPKQENGTLALHPGPADPSQPLC
- the SAMD11 gene encoding sterile alpha motif domain-containing protein 11 isoform X2, yielding MPAIKKELPGREDLALALATFHPTLAALPLPPLPGYLAPLPAVAALPPAASLPAATAGYEALLAPPLRAPRAYLSLHEAAPHLHLPRDPLALERFSATAAAAPDFQPLLDNGEPCIEVECGANRALLYVRKLCQGSKGPSIRHRGEWLTPNEFQFVSGRETAKDWKRSIRHKGKSLKTLMSKGILQVHPPICDCPGCRISSPVNRGRLADKRTVALPPARVLKKELTPNFSASDGDSDGSGPACGQQPVLKQEDDPHIRIMKRRVHTHWDVNISFRETSCSQDSDLPTLISSLHRSSHLVMPEHQSRCEFQRGSVEIGLGGSGDLLGKRLGRSPHISTDCPLEKKARSKSPQETLLLSELGPSMAPEDHYRRLVSALSEAGTFDDPQRLYHLGLPSHDLLRVRQEVAAAAVRSPSGLEVHLPSSTTGQRRKQGLAQHREGTTPAGAPSFSERELSQPAPLLSSQNAPHIALGPHLRPPFLGVPSALCQTPGFGFLPPAQAEMLARQQELLRKQNLARLEMSAELLRQKELESVHRPQLLAPEAALRPPEGVEELQRRGAMLVLRHSSTPMLALPQQGPPGPGPPTPPREPARRASRKGSSSPASARPSEPKETTGAGLWVQDGSEDEPPKDSDGEEPETVAGAVGGLFTDGEEATAPEDVSKWTVDDVCSFVGGLSGCGEYAPVFREQGIDGETLPLLTEEHLLTTMGLKLGPALKIRAQVAKRLGRVYYMASFPVALPLQPPMLRPSERELTSEDQPLSPALAPSPYGGGHPTAGRASPKQENGTLALHPGPADPSQPLC
- the SAMD11 gene encoding sterile alpha motif domain-containing protein 11 isoform X3 translates to MPAIKKELPGREDLALALATFHPTLAALPLPPLPGYLAPLPAVAALPPAASLPAATAGYEALLAPPLRAPRAYLSLHEAAPHLHLPRDPLALERFSATAAAAPDFQPLLDNGEPCIEVECGANRALLYVRKLCQGSKGPSIRHRGEWLTPNEFQFVSGRETAKDWKRSIRHKGKSLKTLMSKGILQVHPPICDCPGCRISSPVNRGRLADKRTVALPPARVLKKELTPNFSASDGDSDGSGPACGQQPVLKQEDDPHIRIMKRRVHTHWDVNISFRETSCSQDSDLPTLISSLHRSSHLVMPEHQSRCEFQRGSVEIGLGGSGDLLGKRLGRSPHISTDCPLEKKARSKSPQETLLLSELGPSMAPEDHYRRLVSALSEAGTFDDPQRLYHLGLPSHDLLRVRQEVAAAAVRSPSGLEVHLPSSTTGQRRKQGLAQHREGTTPAGAPSFSERELSQPAPLLSSQNAPHIALGPHLRPPFLGVPSALCQTPGFGFLPPAQAEMLARQQELLRKQNLARLEMSAELLRQKELESVHRPQLLAPEAALRPPEGVEELQRRGAMLVLRHSSTPMLALPQQGPPGPGPPTPPREPARRASRKGSSSPASARPSAVGGLFTDGEEATAPEDVSKWTVDDVCSFVGGLSGCGEYAPVFREQGIDGETLPLLTEEHLLTTMGLKLGPALKIRAQVAKRLGRVYYMASFPVALPLQPPMLRPSERELTSEDQPLSPALAPSPYGGGHPTAGRASPKQENGTLALHPGPADPSQPLC